The sequence CATATTTTTTTGCGGCCTCACTAGACATGAAGAAATCCCGCTCGGTATCGGCGGCGATCCGCTCCAGATTCTGCCCGGTATGATGGGCAAGAACTCCGTTGAGCGTGTCCCGCAGCTTGAGTATCTCCTCGGCGTGAATCTTGATATCCGTGGCCTGGCCCTGGAACCCGCCCAGGGGCTGGTGAATCATGATGCGGGAATGGGGCAGGGCATAGCGTTTTCCGTTGGTCCCCGCCGCCAGCAGCAGTGCCCCCATGCTGGCCGCCTGGCCGACGCAGATGGTCGACACCGGGGCCTTGAGGTACTGCATGGTGTCGTAGATCGCCATCCCCGCCGTGACCACGCCGCCCGGCGAGTTGATGTAGAGAAAGATGTCCTTCTCAGGGTCTTCCGACTCGAGAAAGAGCAACTGGGCGATGATCAGGTTGGCCATGTGGTCCTCGATGGGACCGCCGAGGAAAATGATCCGGTCTTTGAGCAGGCGGGAGTAGATATCGTACGCCCGCTCGCCACGCCCGGTCTGTTCCACCACCATGGGGATGAGACTCATAGCGTCACTCCTTCTCGGCCGAGAGTTGCTCTTTTGCCACCTCTTCGATTTTCGCCTGGGACAGAAGGTACTGCACCGACTTCTCCTCGACGATCTGGGCAATCAATCCGTGGCGTTTTTCGTCACTGCCGTAGAACTTGCGGACCGCCTCCAACGGGGCATTGGCCATTTCGGCGATCTGCTGGAGCTTGTCGTCGATTTCGGCAGCTTCGACCTTGAACTGCTCCTGGCGGGCGACCGCTTCCAGAAGCAGGCTCCCCTGCACCTGCTTGACGGCCGTCTCGCGATACATCGACTTGAAGGAGTCCTCGTTCATGCCGAGCATCTCCAGGGTCATCCCCTGGGACTGGAAGCGATTACGAATGTTCTGCAGCATGTAGTCGAGCTGGCTGGCCACCATCGTCTCAGGCACCTCTAACGGGTTGCGCTCGACCAGGGCGCCGACCAGACGCTCACGCAGATCTCCGTCAATGCGACTGGTTTCCTGCCGCCGGTAGTTCTCCTCGATCTTCTCCTTCAGTTCGGCCAGGGAAGCAAGCCCGAACCCGAGAGCGAATTCGTCGTTCAGTTCCGGCAGCGCCTTCTCCTTGATCTCCTTGAGCACCACCCGGAAAGTGGCCGGCTTGCCCGCCAAATCCTTGCTGCCGTAGTTTTCGGGGAAGCTGACTTGTATCTCGCGCTCTTCGCCCCTCTTCATCCCCGCCAACTGCTCCTCAAAACCGGGGATGAAGGAGCCGGCGCCGAGTTCAAGCTGGTAGTCGTCGGCCTTGCCATGCTCGAAGGGGGTACCGTCGACGAAGCCCTCAAAATCGATGACCACGAAATCACCGGTGCGGGCCTCGTCACGAGAACTGACTGCCATCTCGGCCCGGCCGGCGCGCATCTCTTCCAGCCGCTCCGCAACGATTTTGGTCTCGTATTCGAACTTCTCCTTCTGCAAGGATATCCCCTGGTAGTCCTTCACCGAGACCTCGGGTTTCACCTCCACCTGGGCGGAGTAGCTGAAGGGCTTGCCTCTCTCCAGCGGGCTGTTCTCGAGGATTTCGGGGTCGGAGATGGCCGCAATACGGTGCTCCACCAGGGCCTTGAAATAGGAATCCTTGATGAGCCGGTTCAGCACCTGCTCCTCCATCTGCGGAGCGTAGTGCTTCTCCAGCAGATGCTGAGGCACCTTCCCCGGGCGGAAGCCCTTGATCTTCGCACTCTTGGCGATCTGCTGGTATGCCTTGCCGATTTCGGCGTCCACCTTGTCGGCGCCGACTTCGAAGGAGAGCTTCTTTTTGACGCTGCTGACGTCTTCTATCCGGACGTTCATGCCACAACCTCACAAATGGAATGGGGTGTTAAAAAGACGAACCGCAGACAACGGGTCTGCGGGCCTGAACGAAACAAATGGGTCGCGCGGTGACTTTCAGGCGAAGAGAGGGGTTGGTGCGAGAGGGGGGAGTCGAACCCCCACGGTTGCCCGCTGGATCCTAAGTCCAGTGCGTCTGCCAGTTCCGCCACTCTCGCATCGGAGGAGGATTGCAGATTCATCAAACCGAAGAAGTTAAAAGGAGCATCGCGCGGGCCACCCTGGAGAGGCCTCATGGCCCGGCCGGGGCCATTTATGCAGAAGCCCGACCGGGGCCGGCTCGCAGCATCGGAAACGCCACATCCCGGAACAACGACGATCGGGCCGCTGGGAATTTTAATGGGGTGGATGAAGGGACTTGAACCCTCGACACCTGGAGCCACAATCCAGTGCTCTACCGACTGAGCTACATCCACCACAGAAACCGTGGCATCTTACTGAAGTCCCCGACGCTTTGTCAATGGGAATCTGTGGGGAAAGTGGCGCGCCAGGGAGGAATCGAACCCCCGACCCACGGCTTAGAAGGCCGTTGCTCTGTCCATCTGAGCTACTGGCGCGCTGGTCGGGGCGAGAGGATTCGAACCTCCGACCCCCTGCTCCCAAGGCAGGTGCGCTACCAGGCTGCGCTACGCCCCGAAGGGACAAACTTTTAGCACGGGCCAGGGGATTTTGCAACCCCAAAGTCGGACCAAGCAAACCGGTTCAACAGGTTTGCTTGGTCCGACTGGCAAAAAAAGCGCGCCTGCCAGGAGGAAGCAGACGCGCAACAAGTGGGAGGTAAAGAGTCGAGCTGTGCTCTTTGTCTTGCGTTGCGATTAGATTACCAAACGGGTAATCTTTAGTCAAGACCGCAGCCTAATTTCCTGGAAGAACGCCGAATGGTGGGTTAAACTGTCACCTCACAACAGCAATAACCGAGGAGAACTGCAATGCCAATCGAGACCGGCCGCTCACTGCACGGCTTTACCGTTACCGACGTCGTCCCCCTGTCCGAGCTCAACACCACCCTGATCCGCCTGCGCCATGACCGAACCGGGGCCCGCATGGTGCACCTGGCCACTGAAGATCCGAACAACCTCTTCGCGGTCGGCTTCCGCACCCCGCCGGCCGACTCCACCGGGGTGGCCCACATCCTCGAACATACGGCGCTCTGCGGCTCGCGGCGTTACCCGGTGCGCGACCCCTTCTTTTCCATGCTCAAGCGCAGCCTCAACACCTTCATGAACGCCATGA comes from Desulfuromonadales bacterium and encodes:
- the clpP gene encoding ATP-dependent Clp endopeptidase proteolytic subunit ClpP, coding for MSLIPMVVEQTGRGERAYDIYSRLLKDRIIFLGGPIEDHMANLIIAQLLFLESEDPEKDIFLYINSPGGVVTAGMAIYDTMQYLKAPVSTICVGQAASMGALLLAAGTNGKRYALPHSRIMIHQPLGGFQGQATDIKIHAEEILKLRDTLNGVLAHHTGQNLERIAADTERDFFMSSEAAKKYGIIDDTVRKKA
- the tig gene encoding trigger factor, which produces MNVRIEDVSSVKKKLSFEVGADKVDAEIGKAYQQIAKSAKIKGFRPGKVPQHLLEKHYAPQMEEQVLNRLIKDSYFKALVEHRIAAISDPEILENSPLERGKPFSYSAQVEVKPEVSVKDYQGISLQKEKFEYETKIVAERLEEMRAGRAEMAVSSRDEARTGDFVVIDFEGFVDGTPFEHGKADDYQLELGAGSFIPGFEEQLAGMKRGEEREIQVSFPENYGSKDLAGKPATFRVVLKEIKEKALPELNDEFALGFGLASLAELKEKIEENYRRQETSRIDGDLRERLVGALVERNPLEVPETMVASQLDYMLQNIRNRFQSQGMTLEMLGMNEDSFKSMYRETAVKQVQGSLLLEAVARQEQFKVEAAEIDDKLQQIAEMANAPLEAVRKFYGSDEKRHGLIAQIVEEKSVQYLLSQAKIEEVAKEQLSAEKE